From Pseudomonadota bacterium, one genomic window encodes:
- a CDS encoding FG-GAP-like repeat-containing protein, producing the protein MLQRNCRPLPHRLPTDRLGRRATITPRRSQILQAVLGLTLSSWLVGASAKAPAMSFIEPNEGQAAAAVTHIARTTSFTALLRSHEVQFRVPLSQSQSTAERLDREPYPSRSHGTATLHMRLIGARETRAGEVGSRLPGLSHYLRGTDPEAWVRGVEHYESIHYADVYPGIDLRYLLVDGTLRYDFIVSPGADPSSIRLGFDEGATPRLDPVTGQLHVSSRAGVLTHGAPTVYQELAGVRTRVAGRFAVSADDQLAFRLDQHARQATLIIDPEISFSTYLGGTARDTASDVTVDADGRVYVTGSTGSLDFPVSDPPAPGTNAGGLDGFVARLSADGQQLDYVTYLGGSGNEEFYQVDVSDEGSAAVTGYTNSADYPVRNAFQDQYRGGGLDGADVVVSKLSPAGDSLVFSTYLGGLDPVEPLIGLEQGRGLIFTDDGSILVTGETGAPDFPATQTLDGRGCVEGEEGLRSPFIGDGFVAKFQADGQVDFVVCFGGAERDTGRDVAIGRNDSLHIAGFTRSLNYPVTEGAYQTDLIGFYDTHVTRLTADGQSILSATLVGGDEPLSEYLQQVRVAEDGSSIVFGVSSATDFPTTFGAYQREVRGSDDAILYRVSEDAGRLLFSTFLGGRASESGWAMEVDDEGKIYVAGSSESLDQPLVNALQGEKTGVGAPIASGFGSAEDDTLDLADAFFVNPSDGEVIATIAMANDGINRLAYLDNDTAEVLEEVAVGSQADRTRAIAVLELAQDKGSIGVVAVNDDAPSRIYFRDDEGSFLPPEDLHTEVRDSRAVVVNRLLDSTQDMVIGNYLQPNYLYEGSGDGPERERMLFPGSENTATTALAVGDLNGDGLFDLVEGNDQQPNAVYFGNGNSFEPATFIGSEADPTTAILLADVERDGDLDLVVGNDGAPNRLYRNLGDGNFDAPIDLDPGPVNTTSLVWVDPFFEPPYVLSADAGAGHTYIIDGEDITRLPLLGISQPTSVLKDLFRRYYQAGPPGVGVEELRVGLQDAYLAVFDPAGRELLFSTLLGGAGPDRINWGLKVDGERNAYLAGSTEAVDFPLRSALQDNSAGAQEGFVTKISLQDVTQAPLIRYLTVLELESPSLDGIVRAVFRWTTRDCTAADAASLYDLQVSLAGEAAPVSAENVFVDGILQPLGTEPRHAPLWGYDLTRFTLDEIGTGIELAITQPGASGVNYRASSVLGLSKDGLLRIEKYEDGVLLAADDAVVASQYTIVQQGDCDRDGINGAVDNCLLAANPDQRDTDGDGIGNRCDADLDNDCAVELDDLSTLRGLLQSNDPNGDLNGDGIVNRRDLRLAREALFEPPGPSGVANLCSARP; encoded by the coding sequence GTGTTGCAGCGCAATTGCCGCCCTCTACCGCACCGCCTTCCCACCGATCGCCTGGGCCGGCGCGCGACGATCACTCCACGCCGATCACAGATACTGCAGGCAGTACTGGGGCTCACGCTGAGCAGCTGGCTGGTCGGCGCGAGCGCCAAGGCCCCGGCGATGTCCTTCATCGAACCCAACGAGGGGCAAGCGGCGGCGGCCGTCACGCACATCGCGCGCACCACGAGCTTTACCGCGCTGCTGCGCTCACATGAGGTCCAGTTCCGCGTACCCCTGTCGCAGTCGCAATCGACCGCTGAGCGCCTCGACCGCGAACCGTATCCCTCCCGCTCCCACGGCACTGCCACCCTACACATGCGCCTGATCGGCGCCCGGGAAACTCGGGCCGGCGAGGTGGGTTCGCGACTGCCTGGCCTGAGCCACTACTTGCGCGGCACCGATCCCGAGGCCTGGGTACGCGGCGTTGAGCACTACGAGTCGATCCACTATGCCGACGTCTACCCCGGCATCGATCTGCGCTACCTCCTCGTCGACGGCACCCTGCGCTACGACTTCATCGTCTCTCCAGGTGCTGACCCAAGCAGCATCCGCCTAGGCTTCGATGAAGGTGCCACCCCCCGCCTCGACCCGGTCACGGGCCAACTGCACGTGAGCAGCCGCGCCGGCGTCCTCACCCACGGCGCTCCCACCGTGTACCAGGAGCTCGCCGGCGTAAGAACGCGGGTTGCAGGCCGCTTCGCCGTGTCTGCCGACGATCAGCTGGCGTTCCGCTTGGATCAACATGCTCGTCAGGCGACGCTGATCATCGACCCCGAGATTTCCTTCTCCACCTACCTCGGCGGTACGGCCCGAGACACAGCCTCGGACGTCACGGTGGATGCCGATGGCCGCGTATACGTGACGGGCTCTACCGGTTCGCTGGATTTCCCGGTGAGTGATCCGCCCGCCCCTGGCACCAACGCCGGTGGCCTCGATGGCTTCGTCGCCCGACTCAGCGCCGATGGCCAACAGCTCGACTACGTTACCTACCTAGGCGGCAGCGGAAACGAGGAGTTCTACCAGGTCGACGTCAGCGACGAGGGCAGCGCCGCCGTGACCGGTTACACGAACTCGGCCGACTACCCCGTGCGCAATGCCTTCCAAGATCAGTATCGCGGTGGCGGCCTGGACGGCGCCGACGTTGTAGTGAGCAAGCTCTCACCGGCGGGCGACTCGCTGGTGTTTTCCACCTATCTCGGCGGCTTGGACCCAGTCGAGCCACTCATCGGCTTGGAACAGGGGCGAGGCCTGATCTTCACTGACGACGGCAGCATCCTGGTCACCGGCGAGACAGGTGCGCCTGATTTTCCTGCCACCCAAACCCTGGACGGCCGAGGCTGCGTGGAGGGCGAGGAAGGCCTCAGAAGCCCTTTCATCGGCGATGGCTTCGTCGCCAAGTTCCAGGCGGACGGTCAGGTCGACTTCGTGGTGTGCTTCGGCGGAGCCGAGCGGGACACGGGGCGCGACGTGGCCATCGGTCGTAACGACAGCCTACACATCGCCGGCTTCACCCGCTCCTTGAACTACCCCGTCACTGAGGGCGCCTACCAAACGGATTTGATTGGCTTCTACGACACCCACGTCACTCGACTCACGGCCGACGGCCAAAGCATCCTGTCCGCCACTCTGGTGGGAGGCGATGAGCCACTGAGCGAATACCTGCAACAGGTGCGCGTGGCCGAGGACGGCTCCAGCATCGTCTTCGGCGTGAGCAGCGCCACGGACTTCCCGACCACCTTCGGCGCTTACCAGAGAGAGGTCCGGGGCTCCGACGATGCAATCCTCTACCGGGTCTCCGAGGATGCAGGCCGACTGCTGTTCAGCACCTTCCTTGGTGGCCGCGCCAGCGAGTCTGGCTGGGCCATGGAGGTCGACGATGAGGGCAAGATCTACGTAGCCGGTAGCAGCGAATCCCTCGATCAACCGCTGGTCAACGCGCTGCAAGGCGAGAAGACGGGCGTAGGCGCGCCGATTGCAAGCGGCTTCGGCAGCGCCGAGGATGACACCTTGGACCTTGCAGACGCCTTCTTCGTCAACCCCAGCGACGGCGAAGTGATCGCCACCATCGCCATGGCCAACGACGGCATCAACCGCCTCGCGTACCTCGACAACGACACAGCGGAAGTGCTCGAAGAAGTCGCCGTAGGCTCGCAGGCGGACCGCACGCGCGCCATCGCAGTGCTGGAGCTGGCGCAGGACAAGGGCTCCATCGGCGTGGTCGCCGTGAACGACGACGCCCCCTCACGCATCTACTTCCGCGACGACGAAGGGAGCTTCTTGCCGCCGGAAGATCTGCATACCGAGGTGCGCGACTCGCGCGCCGTGGTGGTGAATCGGCTGCTGGACTCCACCCAGGACATGGTGATCGGCAACTACCTGCAGCCGAACTACTTGTACGAGGGCAGCGGCGACGGGCCAGAACGCGAGCGTATGCTGTTCCCGGGCAGCGAGAACACCGCCACCACTGCTCTCGCCGTGGGCGATCTCAACGGTGACGGCCTGTTCGATTTGGTCGAGGGCAACGATCAGCAGCCGAACGCCGTGTACTTCGGCAACGGCAACAGCTTCGAACCGGCTACCTTCATCGGCAGCGAGGCGGACCCCACCACGGCGATCCTACTGGCAGACGTGGAGCGCGACGGCGACTTAGACCTGGTCGTCGGCAACGACGGCGCCCCCAACAGGCTCTATCGTAACCTTGGCGATGGCAACTTCGACGCCCCCATCGATCTCGACCCTGGACCCGTCAACACCACGTCCCTGGTCTGGGTCGATCCGTTCTTCGAACCCCCCTACGTGCTCAGCGCCGATGCCGGCGCGGGCCATACGTACATCATCGACGGGGAGGACATCACGCGTCTGCCGCTGCTGGGGATCAGCCAACCCACCTCGGTGCTGAAGGACCTCTTCCGCCGCTATTACCAAGCCGGACCACCGGGCGTCGGCGTTGAAGAGTTGCGCGTAGGGCTCCAAGACGCCTACCTTGCAGTCTTCGATCCCGCTGGCCGCGAGCTGCTCTTCTCCACCCTGCTGGGAGGCGCAGGCCCCGATCGCATCAACTGGGGCCTGAAAGTGGATGGCGAACGCAACGCTTACCTGGCCGGCTCGACCGAGGCTGTCGACTTCCCCTTGCGCTCTGCTTTGCAAGACAACTCCGCCGGCGCCCAGGAGGGGTTCGTCACCAAGATCTCCCTGCAGGACGTGACTCAGGCACCGCTCATTCGCTACCTCACGGTGCTGGAGCTCGAGTCGCCCAGCCTCGACGGCATCGTGCGCGCCGTGTTTCGCTGGACCACCCGCGACTGCACGGCCGCGGACGCCGCATCTCTCTACGACCTACAGGTATCACTCGCTGGCGAGGCAGCCCCAGTGAGTGCGGAGAACGTCTTCGTCGACGGCATCCTGCAGCCCCTCGGCACCGAGCCACGTCACGCGCCGCTATGGGGCTACGATCTCACGCGCTTCACGCTCGACGAAATCGGCACGGGCATCGAACTGGCCATTACCCAACCCGGCGCCTCCGGCGTAAACTACCGCGCGAGTAGCGTGCTAGGCCTGTCCAAGGACGGCTTGCTGCGGATCGAGAAGTACGAGGACGGCGTGCTACTCGCCGCCGATGACGCCGTGGTCGCCAGCCAGTACACCATCGTGCAGCAGGGCGACTGCGACCGCGACGGCATCAACGGCGCCGTCGACAACTGCTTGTTGGCGGCCAATCCTGATCAACGCGATACGGACGGTGACGGCATCGGAAACCGCTGCGACGCCGACCTCGACAACGACTGCGCCGTCGAGCTCGATGATCTCTCGACCCTGCGTGGCTTGTTGCAGAGCAACGATCCGAATGGAGACCTAAACGGCGATGGCATCGTCAATCGCCGTGACCTGCGCTTGGCGCGCGAGGCGTTGTTCGAACCGCCGGGCCCAAGCGGTGTGGCGAACCTCTGCTCGGCCCGGCCATAA
- a CDS encoding TonB-dependent receptor plug domain-containing protein, with amino-acid sequence MGSPVPDPTANVYVDGATGSFNANQGASNLWDVNQVEILRGPQSTVQGRNVLAGALIINTADPEYDFRSKVRAITGSEETYQFSGMITGPILEEQVAFRLAADYREQDFGVTNALSDDNALFQEALTLRGKLLFEPEAIAGLRVELIGSYADTNFAEFGTVDAPPPLARTGSMTSTVRACRPSTWGRTRWSHSPY; translated from the coding sequence TTGGGTTCACCGGTACCGGATCCCACCGCCAACGTGTACGTGGACGGGGCGACCGGCAGCTTCAACGCCAACCAGGGGGCATCCAACCTCTGGGACGTGAATCAGGTCGAAATCCTGCGCGGTCCACAATCCACCGTGCAGGGGCGAAACGTGCTGGCCGGCGCCCTGATCATCAACACTGCAGACCCCGAGTATGACTTTCGCTCGAAGGTCAGAGCCATCACGGGCAGTGAAGAGACCTATCAATTCTCCGGGATGATCACGGGGCCGATCCTCGAGGAGCAGGTCGCCTTCCGCCTTGCGGCCGACTACCGGGAGCAAGACTTCGGCGTGACCAACGCCCTCTCCGATGACAACGCCCTGTTCCAGGAAGCCCTCACCTTGCGCGGCAAGCTGCTCTTCGAACCGGAGGCGATCGCGGGCCTGCGGGTGGAGCTCATCGGCAGCTACGCGGATACGAACTTCGCCGAGTTCGGCACCGTCGACGCCCCGCCGCCTTTGGCGAGGACGGGTTCGATGACTTCGACCGTCAGGGCGTGCAGACCTTCAACGTGGGGTCGAACCCGCTGGAGCCACTCTCCCTACTAG
- a CDS encoding DUF4062 domain-containing protein, which yields MAEDSYRVMLSSTFDDLEEHRELAIQAIRQQGLSVVAMEEFPLSAQRDVIGQSIEMVNSADAYLCILGQRYGEVRCCSKRNPSGVSTTALEFRRAQERDLPRAGIVLTGDYPLPANKFDFDEATRGKLEVLRAEVRSDRVAAPVSSESEFINAVHVAAHKLRLACQERDAIEASVASSNGSRQSSVRELPPPAPPSFHLVTPLSQGMPFVGRERELGEISTWALSSAPMLVVEAIGGMGKSMVTHRWASEHAQRVLPALAGRFWYSFYEEGASMRDFSVQALAYIENVPPPTFKSLNRHDLRVRLTQHLALRPWLLVLDGLERVLIAYHRYDAAQITDEEGDGVREGEERDPNLCIRPDDDEMLRDLASVMPSKILISTRNMPTALRLSGVGGVRAGVAHLRLTGLAGDDAERVMSNAGVSGDGALMRPYLEGNFGGHPLMVGVIAGLILEHAPAPGDFDQWFNDPEGANALNLTKVEGVVSKRNHVLKVALEGLEPDEWKLLGRLSFFSGAVPYTTLSAINPCLPPRPARVEDPKQMALRDERRREVAEAAYTAYLDRLQEWEKSHERTEAEHWLRRVLRLLQRRGLVTREPDAASYDLHPLVRGLTRAKLTTTDRAEMGVQTADYAREQAPRLLSVDSSAEDVDRYLEVARLLLLGGQVVVASRMLRTSGVAYACSRTGRSRALYEMVAQLLEPDLSAGRSDTPKYTVRGLANQLSIAASRIGYQSEFRSAALLNLKAGLEDGDLRWAVVALVNFSKAERSLGNLASAMRLMSLASVAASATNVEVQAIHALLLCELNIVRGELDWQRHTPLAELGSPSRFKGPSYLNSRVIGDKVRADRYAKSLTEDQVIAALAHRLVRDDVSTRQQILVDEAHLLRDQDAEARARGVFAEAIHLGREQDAPVYSLEAEYAASMARLGEHEEAREYADRLSSLREPPHLRLAELRLVLGDAERARSQALLAYPKAWADGPPFAFHWDLRDCRAVLKAVGEPEPHLPCKRPEDLPPFEFEEEVLEGVKKGKAEKA from the coding sequence ATGGCAGAGGATAGCTACAGGGTGATGCTGTCGAGCACATTCGATGACCTCGAGGAGCATCGTGAATTGGCGATTCAGGCGATTAGGCAACAAGGGTTGTCTGTCGTTGCCATGGAGGAATTCCCGCTGTCCGCTCAGCGTGATGTCATCGGGCAATCGATCGAAATGGTCAATTCTGCGGATGCTTACCTTTGCATCCTCGGTCAACGCTATGGAGAAGTTCGTTGCTGCAGTAAGCGAAACCCCAGCGGTGTATCGACAACGGCGCTCGAATTCCGACGCGCTCAAGAGCGCGATCTGCCGAGAGCGGGGATCGTATTGACGGGGGACTACCCCCTTCCCGCAAACAAGTTTGATTTCGACGAGGCGACGCGAGGGAAGCTCGAAGTGCTCCGAGCGGAGGTTCGTAGTGATCGTGTTGCCGCCCCGGTGAGTTCGGAGTCTGAGTTCATAAACGCTGTGCATGTGGCGGCTCACAAGCTCCGTCTGGCCTGCCAGGAACGGGACGCCATCGAGGCGTCAGTTGCTAGCTCCAACGGGTCACGTCAGTCGTCCGTAAGGGAACTTCCACCACCCGCTCCCCCGTCCTTTCACCTCGTGACTCCTCTCTCCCAGGGCATGCCATTCGTTGGACGCGAGCGCGAGCTTGGAGAGATCAGCACTTGGGCGCTCTCGAGCGCACCGATGCTAGTGGTAGAAGCCATTGGCGGCATGGGTAAAAGCATGGTCACTCACCGCTGGGCAAGCGAGCATGCGCAACGAGTGCTGCCTGCTCTCGCCGGTCGGTTCTGGTACTCCTTCTACGAGGAGGGGGCGAGTATGCGAGATTTCTCCGTGCAGGCACTGGCTTACATTGAGAACGTCCCTCCCCCCACCTTTAAAAGCCTCAATCGTCACGATCTCCGTGTGCGCCTAACCCAGCATCTCGCCCTGCGGCCATGGCTGTTGGTGCTTGATGGGCTTGAGCGGGTGCTAATCGCCTATCACCGCTACGATGCGGCGCAGATCACCGACGAGGAAGGTGATGGCGTGCGTGAGGGCGAGGAGCGCGATCCCAACCTCTGCATCCGCCCTGACGACGACGAGATGTTGCGCGATCTAGCTTCCGTCATGCCGTCAAAGATCTTGATCTCAACGCGCAATATGCCGACAGCTCTGCGCCTGTCGGGCGTAGGCGGGGTTCGGGCAGGGGTGGCTCATCTCCGACTCACCGGGCTGGCCGGCGATGATGCGGAGAGGGTGATGAGTAACGCCGGAGTGAGCGGAGACGGCGCGCTGATGCGACCTTACCTGGAAGGCAACTTTGGGGGCCACCCGCTTATGGTCGGCGTTATCGCCGGCCTCATTCTGGAGCATGCCCCTGCGCCGGGCGACTTCGATCAATGGTTCAACGATCCGGAAGGTGCGAATGCCTTGAACTTGACTAAGGTCGAGGGCGTGGTGAGCAAGCGCAACCATGTGCTCAAGGTTGCCCTTGAAGGCCTGGAGCCCGATGAGTGGAAGCTCCTTGGACGGTTGTCGTTTTTCTCCGGCGCAGTCCCCTACACGACACTATCCGCCATCAATCCGTGCCTCCCACCTCGCCCCGCCAGGGTCGAGGATCCAAAGCAAATGGCCTTACGAGATGAGCGTCGACGTGAGGTGGCTGAGGCAGCTTACACAGCATACCTAGATAGGCTCCAGGAATGGGAAAAGTCGCATGAGCGCACGGAGGCCGAGCACTGGCTACGGAGGGTCTTGCGATTACTGCAACGCCGTGGGCTAGTGACCAGAGAACCGGATGCGGCAAGTTATGACCTCCACCCGCTTGTGCGCGGTCTCACCCGCGCCAAGCTCACCACTACTGATCGCGCAGAGATGGGTGTGCAAACGGCGGACTACGCGCGTGAGCAAGCGCCTCGACTGTTGTCAGTCGATAGCAGTGCCGAAGACGTAGATCGCTACCTTGAGGTTGCGCGCCTACTGCTGCTTGGCGGCCAAGTCGTTGTGGCGTCCCGTATGCTACGTACTTCCGGTGTGGCCTACGCGTGTTCGCGGACCGGTCGTAGCCGTGCGCTCTACGAAATGGTCGCGCAGCTGCTTGAGCCCGATCTTTCGGCAGGAAGATCGGACACTCCCAAATACACGGTCCGCGGACTCGCCAATCAGCTCTCGATTGCCGCCAGTCGCATTGGATACCAAAGCGAGTTTCGTTCGGCAGCTCTGTTGAACCTTAAGGCAGGACTGGAAGATGGTGATTTGCGATGGGCTGTTGTCGCGCTTGTCAACTTCTCCAAAGCCGAACGGTCGCTCGGTAACCTGGCCTCTGCTATGCGTCTCATGAGTCTCGCGAGTGTTGCTGCGTCCGCCACCAATGTAGAAGTCCAGGCGATTCACGCGCTTCTGCTTTGCGAGTTGAACATCGTTCGTGGCGAGCTTGACTGGCAACGGCACACGCCGCTGGCTGAGCTTGGTAGTCCCAGCAGGTTTAAAGGGCCGAGTTATCTGAACTCCCGAGTCATCGGGGATAAGGTCCGTGCTGACCGCTATGCAAAGAGCTTGACCGAAGACCAAGTCATCGCCGCTTTGGCGCATAGGCTCGTTAGGGATGACGTTAGTACGCGTCAACAGATATTGGTCGACGAAGCGCACCTCCTGCGCGATCAAGATGCGGAGGCGCGAGCGCGCGGAGTGTTCGCTGAGGCAATTCACCTTGGTCGCGAGCAAGATGCGCCCGTGTACTCACTGGAAGCTGAGTACGCTGCGTCTATGGCGCGGCTGGGCGAGCATGAGGAAGCCCGCGAATACGCAGATCGGCTCAGTAGTCTGCGTGAGCCGCCTCATCTGCGTCTCGCCGAACTACGGCTGGTGCTCGGCGATGCCGAGAGAGCGCGCTCACAAGCTCTATTAGCGTATCCAAAGGCGTGGGCCGACGGGCCACCATTCGCATTCCATTGGGATTTGCGCGACTGCCGTGCTGTGCTAAAGGCAGTTGGGGAGCCCGAACCGCATCTACCGTGCAAGCGCCCGGAGGACTTGCCGCCGTTCGAGTTCGAGGAGGAGGTTTTGGAGGGGGTCAAGAAGGGTAAAGCTGAAAAGGCGTAA
- a CDS encoding TIR domain-containing protein, with protein MTTRTKKSVFISYAEDASEVAHSLVDLISAIGIDEPRVYAFTAPRAATHPGETYRRDVIRSLEQAELVISVLTREYFQSGNCLMELGRAELNSERNHVSIVLGHPGDFPTLLDNTAVRLHFSTEPRTGRKAVDDMRALIERLKALSDRHPMSDDLLRIKSQSFLSRVMEWADAPPPMQRDVTDAQWLQDIADAKDAVFVGINHSQLAK; from the coding sequence ATGACCACTCGAACCAAGAAATCGGTCTTCATATCCTACGCGGAGGATGCAAGTGAAGTTGCACATTCACTTGTAGACCTAATTTCGGCAATCGGCATTGACGAGCCGAGAGTCTACGCTTTCACCGCACCTCGCGCAGCCACACATCCCGGGGAGACCTATCGCAGGGACGTAATCAGGAGCCTCGAGCAGGCAGAACTGGTGATCTCAGTGCTCACTCGCGAGTATTTTCAATCCGGGAACTGCCTAATGGAGCTAGGCCGAGCGGAGCTGAACAGCGAGAGAAACCACGTCTCGATCGTGCTTGGACATCCTGGCGATTTCCCCACCTTGCTCGACAACACAGCAGTGAGACTGCACTTCTCGACTGAACCGCGCACTGGACGTAAGGCAGTCGACGACATGCGGGCGCTAATTGAGCGCTTGAAGGCACTTTCCGACCGACACCCAATGAGCGACGACTTGCTTCGAATCAAGAGCCAATCGTTCCTGTCACGGGTGATGGAGTGGGCTGATGCACCTCCTCCGATGCAAAGAGACGTAACCGACGCGCAGTGGCTACAGGATATTGCAGACGCGAAGGATGCAGTCTTCGTAGGCATCAATCACAGCCAGCTAGCGAAGTAG
- a CDS encoding prolipoprotein diacylglyceryl transferase family protein, giving the protein MNRRAGLAPTNSLRLAPCPFNSLAFRLHGEHVQVDHCSQEAVPSVAIAFGSIQLTWSTALLALGFLLAWRTVYPVVCRRRTKRHGQTVLPVLREDVDDFLYLLPLCILIGGSMGYAIIYELGSLVDNPLSFFQLYTNARTSYHSSLIGVLVGATFFARKREIPIRTVLDLLALALPVYLAAQDVAAYLDGWGFGREFASPFGVTQCGTDGLPHRYHASQLYEAVLCGALFFLLRFLERRWDLLRFPGLTTGVFVIGFTISRLAIEVWTRIPDPHLAQSGAIWIFRGVTFVPLIALGAGLVVSSNLIGPSQGNRRR; this is encoded by the coding sequence ATGAACAGGCGCGCCGGCCTAGCGCCAACCAACTCGCTGCGGCTTGCGCCGTGCCCGTTCAACTCTCTGGCTTTCCGACTGCATGGGGAACACGTTCAGGTGGATCATTGCTCACAAGAGGCCGTTCCTTCCGTCGCCATCGCGTTCGGTTCGATACAGCTCACCTGGTCTACCGCGCTCCTGGCACTAGGGTTCTTACTAGCCTGGAGGACGGTCTACCCTGTCGTTTGCCGAAGGCGAACCAAGAGGCACGGGCAAACAGTACTTCCGGTCTTGCGAGAGGACGTGGACGATTTCCTCTACTTGCTGCCCCTCTGCATTCTCATCGGCGGCAGCATGGGCTACGCAATCATCTACGAGCTCGGGAGCCTTGTCGACAATCCGCTTAGCTTCTTTCAGCTCTATACCAATGCTCGCACAAGCTATCACAGCTCCTTGATCGGCGTCCTTGTCGGGGCGACGTTCTTCGCGCGAAAACGCGAAATCCCCATCCGCACCGTTCTGGATCTTTTGGCCCTTGCGCTACCAGTGTATTTAGCTGCTCAAGACGTAGCGGCCTACCTGGATGGATGGGGGTTTGGGCGAGAGTTTGCATCGCCCTTTGGAGTCACACAATGCGGGACGGACGGACTACCGCATCGATATCACGCAAGCCAACTGTACGAGGCGGTACTATGCGGGGCGCTATTCTTCCTACTGCGCTTTCTCGAGCGGCGATGGGATCTGCTTCGCTTCCCGGGGCTGACCACCGGAGTCTTCGTGATTGGATTCACCATCAGCCGACTCGCGATCGAAGTGTGGACGCGCATTCCAGACCCCCATCTTGCCCAGTCAGGTGCGATTTGGATCTTTCGGGGAGTAACATTCGTCCCTCTCATTGCTTTGGGCGCCGGCCTTGTGGTGTCAAGCAACCTGATTGGCCCAAGTCAGGGAAACCGCAGACGCTAG
- a CDS encoding methyltransferase: MKHTLLAVAATSAAAVLTTAVSAQDADPTASKIEAALELPYRTEADRARDRNRRPVQALALMGLREDMRVFEFGPGNGWYTKILAPVLKDKGHLSIAYAEEWLADLDELMQAPQMEKVQRVNLAMGWDDELLAFEFDGMDFQASELDMFLNIREYHNLHGEERAEFNNAVFAALKPGGRYVVIDHTRRHMQNDTPENWRREDPVTVLIEVMEAGFELLEQSDMFYRLDDTLEYEVGRRTVAGNTDRFFFVFRKPD, encoded by the coding sequence ATGAAGCACACCCTATTGGCTGTTGCGGCCACCAGCGCCGCGGCCGTCTTAACCACCGCCGTGAGCGCCCAAGACGCCGACCCGACGGCGTCCAAGATCGAAGCCGCCCTTGAGCTCCCCTATCGCACGGAAGCCGACCGCGCGCGCGATCGCAACCGACGGCCCGTCCAGGCGCTCGCTCTCATGGGTTTGCGCGAGGACATGCGCGTGTTCGAGTTTGGCCCCGGCAATGGCTGGTACACGAAGATCCTGGCCCCTGTGCTCAAGGATAAGGGCCATCTCAGCATTGCCTATGCCGAGGAGTGGCTGGCTGATCTCGACGAGCTTATGCAGGCGCCGCAGATGGAAAAGGTGCAACGGGTCAACCTGGCGATGGGCTGGGACGATGAGTTGCTCGCCTTCGAGTTCGACGGCATGGACTTCCAGGCCAGTGAGCTCGATATGTTTCTGAACATCCGCGAGTATCACAATCTGCACGGCGAGGAGCGAGCGGAGTTCAACAACGCAGTGTTCGCTGCCCTCAAGCCCGGCGGCAGGTACGTGGTGATCGACCACACGCGTCGCCACATGCAGAACGACACGCCAGAGAACTGGCGGCGCGAAGATCCCGTGACCGTGCTCATCGAGGTGATGGAGGCTGGCTTCGAGCTGCTCGAGCAGTCCGACATGTTCTATCGCCTAGACGATACGTTGGAGTACGAGGTGGGTCGACGCACGGTGGCGGGGAACACGGATAGGTTCTTCTTCGTGTTTCGCAAGCCCGACTAG